Genomic DNA from Rhodothermales bacterium:
CTCGCCGAGATGGCCGGAACCCACGAAAAGGCCATCCGCGCCGATCTGCCGCCGCACTGGCGCCGGTGCAACGGGTATCGGCTGGAAGAGCTGCTGGAGTCGCGACCCAACCCGGCGCGACTCCTGTGCGGATCCGAGGGCACCTTGGCCACCCTGACCGAGGTGACGATCGATCTCGTGCGCAAACCGGCGCAAACCGCCGTCGGCGCAGTGCATTTCGACACCCGGCGCGAGGCGCTTCAGGCTACAACGGCGATCCTCGAGACCCGCCCATCGGCCGTGGAGCTGCTTGATGGGGCAGCGATTCGTCGTTGCCAGTCGCTGCCTGAATTTGCGCAGCGCATGACGTTTGTGGAGGGCACGCCCGGCGCTGTGCTGATGACGGAGTACTTCGGTGACTCCGGGGCGGAAGTGGCCGATGGGCTGGATCGCCTCGAGAAGCGGCTGCCCGGTATTCGCGTGGTCCGCCTGGAGGACCCCCGGCGCATTGCCGCCGCCTGGTCGGTGCGCAAGGAAGCACTCGGCCTGATCATGGGGGTCAAGGGGGATCACAAACCCGTCGCTTTCATCGAGGACGCGGCGGTGCCGGTCGAGCACCTGGCCGATTACATCGAAGAATTGGAGGGCTTGCTGAAGGCATCAGACACGCCTGCCGTGATGTACGCGCACGCGTCTGGCGGCTGCCTCCACGTTCGGCCCTTCATCAACACAAAGGATGCGGCCGAAGTCCAAAAGATGCGTGACCTGGCCGCGGGTTCAGCGGAGCTCGTGACCAACTACGGCGGTTGGGTGTCTTCCGAGCATGGGGACGGCCTGGCCCGGAGTTGGCTCAACCCCGGGGTCCTGGGTCCTGAGCTCTATGACGTGTGTCGTGAGGTAAAGCGAGCATTCGACCCGGAAGGCATCATGAACCCCCGGCGGGTGGTGGATGCGCCCGCCATGACGGAAAACCTGCGCCTCGGTCCCGACTACGACCCACTACCGGTCGTATCCATCATGCCGTTTGCGGAAGACGGCGGATTTGTCTCCGCTGTCGAGCAGTGCAACGGAAACGGTGCCTGCCGCAAGCTGGGCGAGGGCACGATGTGTCCCAGCTTCATGGCCACCCGCCAGGAAATCGACTCCACGCGCGGGCGAGCGAATGTGCTGCGGATGGCGCTGAACGGCCGGGTCGAGGGGCTGGGAGATGCGCACATCTACGATGCGCTGGAGCTGTGTCTGCAGTGCAAGGCCTGCAAGCGGGAGTGCCCATCGGCCGTGGACATGGCCCGCATGAAAACCGAATGGCTGGAAGGGTACTGGCGCCGCAACGGCACCCCGCTCAAGGCGCGGGCCTTCGCGGAGCTACCGACGTTGGCGCGCATGGCGTCCGGTCCCATGTCGGGCGTGGTGAACCGGCTGGCGCGGGCGCCCATCGGCGAACTGGCGCAGAAAGCGCTGAATATCGACCAGGATCGCCCGCTGCCGACGTTCGCACGCCACCCGTTCGCCCGGCGAGGGGGATCCGTGGGCGAAATCAGCGATCCTGCCGAAACCGTCGCATTGTTCGTAGACACGTTCAGCAATTTCCAGCACCCCGAGGTCCCGCAGGCGGCTACCCAGGTGCTCGAGGCTGCCGGATTCACGGTCATCCCGGTGGGAGATGTGTGCTGCGGCCGTACGCTCCTGTCGAAAGGGTTCGTGACCAAGGCCCAGCGTCGGGCGCTGCGGGTGGTGGAGCGTCTCTTCCCGTTTGTGCAGCGGGGCGTGCCGGTGGTGGGTCTGGAGCCTTCCTGCATTCTGACACTCAACGACGAGTATCGGGAGCTCCTCGCCGGCGACCCGCGCACCGACGCGGTCGGCAAGGCCGCGCTCGAGTTCGAACAGTTCCTGCTAGTGCACCAGGAGCGCTTCCGGAAGCTCTCCTGGAAGTCAGCGCCGGACGTGCTGGTCCACGGGCACTGTCATCAGAAGGCACTCGGCACGTTTCCGGACGCGGCCTCATGCTACAACGTCTGTGGAACGGAGGCCCGGGTGATCGATGCCGGCTGCTGCGGGATGGCCGGCTCTTTCGGCTATGAGTTTGGCGAGGTGTCGCGGGCGATTGCCGAGGACAGGCTCATGCCTGCGGTGCGGGCCGCGCCAGAGGAGACGGTGGTCGCCGCGGCAGGCACGAGCTGTAGGGCGCAGATCGCGGACCTCACCGGACGCCGGGCCCTGCATCCGGCCCAGGTCTTGGCCCAGCAACTATCACGCTGACCCCGGCTGGCTCCGCGGATCCGGCGGACGAGGCCGATCCAGTTGATTCGCCAAGCCGCCAAGCCGCCAAGCCGCCAAGCCGCCAAGCCGCCAAGCCGCCAAGCCGCCAACCTCGCCGGGCCTAGCGCCAGTCCATGTTGAAGAACGGCAGCCATCGCAGGCCCGGCTTGTTGGAGCCCGCGTAGTTGATGAGGCCCAACTGCACCCCACGCAAGTCGCGCGCTACGTTGAGTATGCCGATGGTCACTCCATGCTGGCTGCCCTGAACGCGGTTGAATGCGCTCACGGAGAGTCCCTGCATGTAACCGCCCGGCGAAACGTTGAAGTAGCCAGGGGCGATAAAAAGCCCGCGGACGTCTCCGCCACCGGCCGCGAACCCTGAAACCAGGATCCCCTGCACCTCGGAGGCACCCACGCCGATGCCACCCACGCCGAGGCCCTTGAGCAGCCCCCCTGCTCCGGCACCCAGGCCGCCAATCACGATGCCGGTCATGTCTCCGCCCGAGCCGACGCCGAGTCCGGCCACGTGGAGACCCTGCAGGTCGCCTCCTGCTCCGCCTCCAAGCCCGGACACGCTGATTCCTCGAAAGTCACCGCCGGCACCGGCGCCCAACCCGGCGACCACAATGCCGACCATGTCGCCACCCGCGCCGGCACCCAGGCCGCCCACCAGCACGCCTTTAACGTTCCTTCCGGCGCCGGCTCCAAGCCCGGCCACCATGATGCCGCTGAGGTCCTCGCCCGAGCCCATGCCGAGACCGGCGATTCCGATTCCGCGCACGGACTTGCCTGCGCCGGCCCCCAGACCACCAAGAAAAATGCCGTCGATGGATTCATCGGCACTCACGCCGAAGAGGCCAACGCCGATGCCTTCGATGCTTCGTCCGCCGGTCAGTGGAAGTCCGACGGCGATACCCTTCACACGCCCCTCAGCCGGACTGTACGGCTGCCATATGGTGACGTTGATGCCCTGCACACTGCGCAGGTTGCGGTCCCGGTAATTCAACCGAAGGCCGGTGTGCACCTCGGAGTCGCCGATGGACAGGCCGGGAAGATCGAGGGATTGGGCCCGGGGCGTCTCAGCGACCAGGGCCAAGGCAGCGAGGACAAGAATCGTGCGCATGGCGGGAGGAGTCAGGAAGTCTCAGTCACACGACGAGTGAGCGGGCGCAATGTTACGAGGGCGAGCAGGCCGTAGGCCCCCAGCAGCCCGAGCTCGGCCCACCAGACCTGGAGCCCGGGATTCCGATTCCAGATGACGAGCGCGGCGAGGCATCCGGCCACAAGGGTAAGAGCACGGGCCCACGGATAGGGCACCGGGTAGTGAGGACGCAGATACAGCCACAAGGCCATCGCCATGGTCGCATACGCGGATGTGGTGGCCCAAACCGCGCCCAGCATTCCGAATTGTGGCACAGCCCAGGTATTGACGGCCAGTGCAACGACACTGCCGATAAGCGTGCATCGCACGAAGAGTCCCGTGCGTTTCTCGATGTACGCGCCCGCGGCGAAGTGGTAGTACCACCCCTGGAATGCATATCCGATGAGCGCCGGTGGCACAATGATGAGCCCCAGCCAAAACGCAGAATCAATGAGTGTGCCGCCGCCTGGGATCGGAATTGCAACCAGCTCCTGAGCGAACAAGGAGACCCCCAGAACGACGGCAAATAGGCCGGCGGTCAGCAGCAGGAATACGCGGGCGAACAGATCCGGCGCGTCCTCATCCCGAGCGTGGTTCAGGAAAAAGGGCTGCCACGCGTAGCGAAACATCTGCACGCCCAGTGCGGCCAGCACACCGAGCTTGATCATGCCCGTGTACACGCCGACGACGAAGCTTGCTGCCTCGGCCTGTCCCGCCTGCACCGCGGCGAGGGTTTCGGCAGGCATGTCCGAGGCATACAGATCCAGTACCCGCTCGGCCGGCATGTTCTCCAGAAAGAAGATGTTGACCCGCTCGCTCACGGCATAGCCTAGTCCGCCCGGGAGAAACGGCAGGCCGAAACGCAACAACTTCCGCCACAGCGAGCGGTCAAAGGCCAACTGGAGGTTTCGTCGAACGACTCCCGTCAGCAGGAGCAGGCCCGTGGCGGAGGATGCCACATTGGCGATCAGCACCGCCTCGATGCCAAGTCCGGCGCCAAGGATCAGGATTACGTTGCCCGCGACGTTTACCAGCGCGGATGTCACGCGCACAAACGCAAAGTAGCCGGCCCGATTGGAGAGGCGAAGCTCGGCGTACGGAACCACGGCGGCTGTGTCCAGCACAAGAATGGCCGCCGCAAAGCCCAGGAGATGGGTCATATCCGGGCCCAGCCCAATCACCGGCCCGGCCGCATCCTGGAAGAACCAAAGCGCGGTGGAAAAGAGAGTGGCCGAGATCAGCAGCGACCACATCGACGAACTGAAGACAGGCCTGCGGTCTTCAGCCACCGAAGCGAACTTCAGGTAGGCCGACTCCATCCCGTACTGGTACAGGATGTTCAGAAACACGAAAGCCGTGTAAACCAGCCCGATGGGGGCCAAGATCTCGGGAGCGAAGACCTGGGTGTGGAACGGGAAGAGCAGGAAGTTGACTGCGCGCCCGAGTACGGAAGAGATGCCGTAGACGGCCGTCTCGGACGCCAGTTTGCGTATGCGACTCACCTGCTGCGGTCCAACAGGTGTTGCACGGCCAATGCGTAGCCGTCGAATCCCAGCCCCGAAATCACCCCGGCCGCCGCCGCTCCGGTCAGCGATGTGTGTCGAAAGTCCTCACGGGCGTAGATGTTGGAGATGTGCACTTCCACCACAGGGACCGGGATGGCGGCCATGCAATCCCGCAAGGCAACCGAGGTGTGCGAGTACCCGGCCGGGTTGAACACGACTCCATCGCACTCCGCCGTGTCATGCAGTCTGTTCACCAGTTCGCCCTCCACGTTGCTCTGAAAGAACTCGAACACCACCCCCGGGAATCGGGACAGCAGGCTCTGCTCGAGGTCCTCCAGAGTGCCCGCGCCGTAGATGTCGGTCTCGCGCGTGCCGAGCAGGTTGAGGTTCGGGCCGTTGACAATCAGAATGTGCATGAGCGACAGCGGTTACGCCGAAAACATACGGAACGCAGCAACCGGACAGCCGGTTTGACGCACCTGCCTCGAAATCTCATGAGCAAGCACGGACGCGTACTGGTAGCCATGTCCGGGGGAGTCGACTCCTCCGTGGCCGCCGTCCTCCTGAAGGAGGAGGGCTATGAGGTGGTGGGCATCACCATGAAGACCTGGGACTACGCCCAGAGCGCGCCGTCCAGCACCGGAAAGCAGATCGGCTGCTGCACGCTCGAGTCCATGAATGATGCGCGAGCGGTCGGCATCAAGCACGACTTCACGCACTTCATCATCGATATCCGGGAGGAGTTCGGTGACTGGGTCATCGACACCTTTACGGAGGAGTACCTGTCCGGCCGCACGCCCAATCCTTGCGTGCTGTGCAACACGTACATCAAGTGGGCGGCGTTGATGCGCCGAGCGGACGCGCTGGACTGTGAGTTCATTGCGACGGGGCACTACGCGCGGCTGCGCCACGACCGCAGCCTCAAGCGTCACGTACTGATGCGCGGCCTGGACACCAACAAGGATCAGAGCTACGCCTTATGGGGCGTCAAGCAGGAGCATTTTGCCCGCACCTTGCTGCCGCTCGGTATTCATCGTAAGCCGCACATCCGGAAGCTCGCGGCCGATTTCGGACTACTGCAGGTGGCAGACAAGCCGGACTCATACGAGATCTGTTTTGTGCCCGACAACGACTACCGCCGGTTTCTGCGCGATCGGGTGCCCGATCTGGACCAGCGCGTCGGTCCCGGACCGATGGTACACGAGGACGGCACGGCCCTGGGCGAGCATCAGGGTTACCCCTTCTACACGATCGGTCAGCGGCATGGATTGGGACTTGCGCTCGGCTACCCGGCGTACGTCACCCGCATCGACGCGGAAACAAATACAGTGACGGTGGGGCCGGTGGAGGCGCTGGATCGGCAGAAGCTGCGGGCCGACGGCCTGAATCTCATCAAGTACGATGAGCTCATCGACACCCACCACGCATCCGCCAAAGTGCGCTACAAGGACCCCGGATCGGCGTGTCTGGTCCGGCAAGATGGTGCGGACGCGGTCGAGGTGGAATTCCTGAGCCCGCGTAAGGCCATCACTCCAGGCCAGGCCGTGGTGATGTATGAGGAGGACGATGTGCTGGGCGGTGCCTGGATACGGGAAGTCGAGGAACCGGTGATGGCGGGCTGATTCCCCGCGACGGGGGTCTCAATCCTGCTGCTGGAGGCCGGCCGGAGTTAATTCCGGGAGCGCACGGTCGATACCTGACCGGTATTCCTGCGCCTTATGACGATTCCTTTTCCGCCTGTAGTTGTGCTGATGGTGATTGCCACCATCGCTACTGCCTGGATGCTGGGTGCGTCCATAGTGCACAGGGACAGGCCGCGGATCGTCTATTTTCAGGCACTGTCTTGCATGGGCTTCCTGTGGTGCTTTCTGGCGCTGCTCTACAACCTGCTCGAGCCGGGCGTGCTTCAGCACGTGGTTTTGGACCTGCGCTACATCCCGATCGCGCTCATCCCTGTGACGTGGTTGATGTTCAGCGCCGTGGCGGCGGGCTTCAATCCCATCGGGATCCGTCGAACGACACTGTTGGCGTGCGTGCCGGTGATGAGTCTGTTCCTTCTGGCCACGAACGACTTTCACCACCTCGTTTTTGAGGGACTACGCACCTACGAGGAGCACCCGGGAATTGGACACTACCGCGGGTCGTGGTTCTGGGTGCACACCGCCTACTCTTACACCTTGATGGTGGCCGGGCTGGTCCTGATATGGGCGCGATTGGTGCGAAGCACACACAGAAAAGCGACGGTGCTTATGATCGGAGGGGCCGTTACGCCGTTTCTCCTCAACGCGGCATATGTGTTCAACGAGCAGGCCTTCGCCTACATCGATCCGTCCCCAATCGGGCTCGGTGCAGCGGTGGCGGTGTATGGCGTGGCCATCCTTCGGTACGATGCGCTAGACCTGATTCCTGTCGGACATTCCCGCATTGTCGATGCGATGACAGAGGCCCGGATCGTGTTCACGGACCGCGGCCGCATCCTGGATGCCAACAACGCTGCCGTGGGTCTCTTCGGGGACCGCATCGAACTCGGCCGGCCGGCTGTCGGCGTGATTCGGGAGCTCTGGGAAAGACGCTGTCTCGCAGGCATTTGCGAGGAAGTGGAACTGGGCGGGCGTCAGGCGGAGTGGCCGGGGTGGTTCGAGATCGATCTTCAGCCGGTGTTGCGGGACCCCCACCAACCCATCGAAGAACCCACGCATTGGGTGCTTCGCGTGTGGGACGTACGTCGTCGAAAAGCCACCGAAACGGCGCTCGAACACCGCGTGCAAATCGCCGAGGCCCAGACGAGGGCTGCGCTGGCGGCCATCGTGCGGGTTCGTGACCTGTTTGGCCCCAAACTGCGCGGCATCGAGGGCCTGAACAGGGCGATGATTGAGGATCTGGATGGTGAGCCCGCAGTGTGGTCCGAACTAACGGCGGAAGCGGCCGAAAACATGCGGGGGACGCTGGCAACGATCCTGAAGCGGGCCGGTCTTGAGCCTGGACCCACTTTGGATCCGCTGGAGTCCAGTCTCGTGCCGGACCCCCGAAAGGGCTCTAACCGCGATTCCAACGCCAGTGGCGAACAATCGAAAATGCCATCTCCAGCGCCTGAGTCCCATTCAGGCGCGGATCGACGTGCGAATGATAGGCCCGCGACAGATCGTTCTCCGTCAGCCCCGTCGAGCCTCCCACACACTCCGTCACGTCCTCGCCCGTGAGCTCGAAGTGAACGCCTCCGAGCACGGAGTCGTACCGGTCGTGGATTTCGGCCACCTGCTCCAACTCCTGCAGGATGCTCTCGAAACGACGGGTTTTCATGCCGTCCTGGGTAAGCTCGGTATTGCCGTGCATCGGGTCGCAGCTCCACAGCACGTTGCGCCCGGCTGACTGGACGGCCGCCAACAGTCGGGGCAGCGCAGATTCCACCTTGTCGGCACCGAACCGGGTAATCAGCGTCAGCCGGCCGGGCTCATGGTCCGGATCGAGTGCATTCATGAGCCGCTTCAGCTCGGAGGGCTCGGTGTCGGGACCCACCTTCACTCCGATGGGGTTGCGAATGCGGGCGGCGTAGGCCACGTGGGCGCCACTCGGGTCCGAGGTGCGCAGGCCGATCCAGGGAAAGTGAGTCGACAGATTGTACGTGCCCCCCTTGGGCACGTCCCGGGTCAGTGCTTCCTCATACGGGAGCAGCAGCGCCTCGTGACTGGTATAGAAGTCCACGCGTTCGACATCACCGAGCGTGGTATTGGAGACCGTCTCCATGAACTTGAGCGCGCCGGTGATGGCATCAACGATACGCTGATACTCCTGCCGAAGGCCGTCGTGCTGCACGAATCCCAGATCCCAGTTCTCCGGGTGGTGCAGGTCGGCAAAGCCCCCGTCCACCAGTGCCCGCACAAAGTTCAGCGTCAGCGCTGAGTTGCCGTAGGCCGTCAGCATGCGCTCCGGATCCGGATTGCGAGCAGCGGGCAGCGGCGCAGGATCGTTGATGATGTCGCCGCGGTAGCTGCGCATCTCGACCCCATCGACCGTTTCGGTGTCCGAGGACCGCGGCTTCGCGTACTGACCCGCAAAACGGCCTACACGAATCACCGGCAGGCGCAGACCGTGAATCAGGACCAGGCTCATCTGCAGCAGGATCTTCAGCCGGTTCGTGATGATGTCGGCCCGGCACTCGTCAAAGCGCTCGGCACAGTCCCCACCCTGCAGCAGGAACCGTTTGCCCGTCGAGGCCTCCGCAATCAGTTTGCGTAGCCGGTCCACCTCCCAGGAGGTCACGAGCGGCGGGCGGCCCCGAAGGTCGGAGACAACCCGCTGAAACGCTGCGGGGTCTGGGTAGTCGGGCTGCTGGAGCGCCTGGAGGTGCTGTTCCATGAGGGCTGGATTGTCCTCGCCCGCCAACGCGGGGGAGCAGGTGTCGTTTCCTGAGGGCGCGCGCGGCGGGGCAGCCCGCGATGCCCCCGAGAACTGGTGGTTGCATGCGGCGTAGGGGTGCCCCCTGCCAACCACCGCATCGCCCATGCGCCGCATCCTGCCTCTGGTTTTTGTCCTGATCCTGTCCGCCTGTGATTCGGGATCGGGCGATGAAGAGCCCGCGTCCTTCTTTTCGGCGCAGCTGATCATGGACGGACTTATCGCACTCGATGGCGGCGCCTCCTATGAGGCCTGGGGCCGGGTGGACGGCGAATGGCTTTCGATCACCCGGTTCAACTACGATGCGGAAGGCCGACTGGTCGATGCGGGTGGGCGCCTGGTAGCGAACACGTTCGTGACCGATTTCGACCTGGCCGGCGCGACCGAAATCCTCGTTTCGATTGAGGGCCGGAGAGATAGCGATGCCAACCCCAGCGATACGCAGGTATTGCGTGGGCCGGTGGTCGGTACGGCGGCTGCGCTGACCTTTGGCAATGCCGTGGCGGACATGTCCTCCATCGCGGCCAGCTATACCATCGGCACTCCGACCGATGCCGATGCCGGCAACGAGCAGTTCGGAGTCTGGCTGGGCACGCCGGGCACCTATCAGCCCGCGATGACCGCGCCCGACCTTGGAGCGGGGTGGCAGTATGAGCTGTGGATCGATTTCGATTCTGGACCAACCTCGCTCGGCAAGTTTTCCGATCCGGCCGACCGCGACCTGGCCAACCCGTTCAGCTCTCAGCCGGAGGTATTCGGCGTTCCTGGCGAGGACCTGCTCCGCAACGCGCCGGTCGGCGAGACATTTCCGCTGGCCGTTGCCGGGCGTACGATCTACGTGACGGTGGAGCCCAATCCGGACGACTTCGAAGACACGGCGTACGGGATTCGCGTGCTCCAGGCGGAAATCCCCGCCGGGGCCACGCCGGGCGGCTCGGCGCAGATGACGGCTGTGGCGCAGTTGCCGATTGGTAACGTGACGTTCCGCTAGGCGCTCTCTGCTGTGGTGGCCGGGCCCGCCTCCCGGGGGCGAGGGTCCGACGCGCCCCGACTACTAGAGCTCGTACAGCGCCCCGAACTTCGCCTTCGCGTAGGCCATCCACGGCCCCGCATCCAGGTCAGACCCGGTAGCGTCCAGCAGAATCTCGCTGGCGGTTTTCCTACGGCCGTGCCGATGCACGTTTTCCCGTAGCCAGTCGAGCAGCACTGAGAATCTGCCCGCCCGAATGTGCTCGTCAAGGTCTCCGCAGTCGCGTCCCATGGCCTCCCAGAGCTGGGCGGACATCAGATTGCCCAGCGAATAGGTCGGAAAGTAGCCGATCGCGCCCAGCGACCAGTGGATGTCCTGCAGGCAGCCGGCTGCATCCGAAGGTGGCACGATACCCAGGTACTCCTGCATACGCGCGTTCCACGCTTCCGGTAAATCGGCCGCGGGCACATCGCCCGAAAGCATGGCTCGCTCCAGCTCAAACCGCAGCATGATGTGCAGATTGTAGGTCACCTCGTCCGATTCGATGCGGATGAGGCTGGGGCGCACGGTGTTGATGGCGCGGTAGAAGCCGTCCGGATCGGCCTGCGCCAGCGCGCCGGGGAAATAGGCCTGCACCACCGGGAAATACCGGTCCCAAAAGGCGCGTGATCGGCCCACCAGGTTCTCCCACAGCCGGGACTGCGACTCGTGCATGCCCAGCGAGGTGCCGGAGGCCAGCGGCGTGCCGTCCAGGGCCTCGTCCACTCCCTGCTCATACATGGCGTGTCCGGCCTCGTGCAGACTGCCGAAGAAAGCGGGGTTGAAGTGGTGAGGATGCACATGGGTCGTTACCCGCGAGTCCGTGACCGAAAACGTGGTTGAGAAGGGATGCGCCGACTTGTCCTGCCTGCCCCGGCTGAAGTCGTAGCCGATCTCGGCCATCACCTGCTCGCCCAGATCCCACTGCCGATCCGGCGGGAAATAGCGCCCCAGCAGCGCGTCGTCGTGGGCTGGTTTTTCGGCGATGGCCGCCACGAGTTCTACCAGCTCGGTACGCAGATCTGCGAAGACCTGAGACACGCGGGCCGTTTTCATGCCCGGCTCGAATTCGTCCAGCAGCGCGTCGTAGGGGTCATCGTCGTATCCGAGCGCTTCTGCCTTTCGCCGGTTGCAGTCGATCACGGCCTCCAGGTGGGGGGCGAACGCCGGGAAGTCGTCTCGCTCCCGCGCGGTTTTCCACGCATCGCGGGCGAGGCTCGTGACGCGAGCCATCTCGCCGACCAGTTCGGCAGGCATGCGCATCGCCAGTTCGAAGTCCCGTTTGGCGACCCGTAGCAGGTCCTGGTCCACGGCACTCGACGGCACGGCGGCCGCGAGAAAGGCACCGGTCTCGTCCGACGCGTGCAACTCGTGCGCAAACTCCCGCAACGTGCCGATCTGGCGGGCACGGGCCGCCACCCCGGCA
This window encodes:
- a CDS encoding polysaccharide biosynthesis C-terminal domain-containing protein; translated protein: MSRIRKLASETAVYGISSVLGRAVNFLLFPFHTQVFAPEILAPIGLVYTAFVFLNILYQYGMESAYLKFASVAEDRRPVFSSSMWSLLISATLFSTALWFFQDAAGPVIGLGPDMTHLLGFAAAILVLDTAAVVPYAELRLSNRAGYFAFVRVTSALVNVAGNVILILGAGLGIEAVLIANVASSATGLLLLTGVVRRNLQLAFDRSLWRKLLRFGLPFLPGGLGYAVSERVNIFFLENMPAERVLDLYASDMPAETLAAVQAGQAEAASFVVGVYTGMIKLGVLAALGVQMFRYAWQPFFLNHARDEDAPDLFARVFLLLTAGLFAVVLGVSLFAQELVAIPIPGGGTLIDSAFWLGLIIVPPALIGYAFQGWYYHFAAGAYIEKRTGLFVRCTLIGSVVALAVNTWAVPQFGMLGAVWATTSAYATMAMALWLYLRPHYPVPYPWARALTLVAGCLAALVIWNRNPGLQVWWAELGLLGAYGLLALVTLRPLTRRVTETS
- a CDS encoding FAD-binding protein — translated: MGLSRERILELGNLLRGRLEGELRLDALTRALYATDASMYEVVPVGALIPRSIDDVEAAVKTASDLGIPILPRGGGSSLAGQTVNDALVIDFSPYLHRLVEFDEEAGRVTVEPGVTLAVLNLFLAGQGWMVGPDPASASRATIGGMVGNNSTGTHSILYGNMIRHVHGARVVLADGSVTQLDPDWWSSSTSAGLEGEIRSRLAEMAGTHEKAIRADLPPHWRRCNGYRLEELLESRPNPARLLCGSEGTLATLTEVTIDLVRKPAQTAVGAVHFDTRREALQATTAILETRPSAVELLDGAAIRRCQSLPEFAQRMTFVEGTPGAVLMTEYFGDSGAEVADGLDRLEKRLPGIRVVRLEDPRRIAAAWSVRKEALGLIMGVKGDHKPVAFIEDAAVPVEHLADYIEELEGLLKASDTPAVMYAHASGGCLHVRPFINTKDAAEVQKMRDLAAGSAELVTNYGGWVSSEHGDGLARSWLNPGVLGPELYDVCREVKRAFDPEGIMNPRRVVDAPAMTENLRLGPDYDPLPVVSIMPFAEDGGFVSAVEQCNGNGACRKLGEGTMCPSFMATRQEIDSTRGRANVLRMALNGRVEGLGDAHIYDALELCLQCKACKRECPSAVDMARMKTEWLEGYWRRNGTPLKARAFAELPTLARMASGPMSGVVNRLARAPIGELAQKALNIDQDRPLPTFARHPFARRGGSVGEISDPAETVALFVDTFSNFQHPEVPQAATQVLEAAGFTVIPVGDVCCGRTLLSKGFVTKAQRRALRVVERLFPFVQRGVPVVGLEPSCILTLNDEYRELLAGDPRTDAVGKAALEFEQFLLVHQERFRKLSWKSAPDVLVHGHCHQKALGTFPDAASCYNVCGTEARVIDAGCCGMAGSFGYEFGEVSRAIAEDRLMPAVRAAPEETVVAAAGTSCRAQIADLTGRRALHPAQVLAQQLSR
- the aroQ gene encoding type II 3-dehydroquinate dehydratase translates to MHILIVNGPNLNLLGTRETDIYGAGTLEDLEQSLLSRFPGVVFEFFQSNVEGELVNRLHDTAECDGVVFNPAGYSHTSVALRDCMAAIPVPVVEVHISNIYAREDFRHTSLTGAAAAGVISGLGFDGYALAVQHLLDRSR
- a CDS encoding carboxypeptidase M32, giving the protein MEDLRRHLGRIADLNAAAAVLEWDMETHMPDAGVAARARQIGTLREFAHELHASDETGAFLAAAVPSSAVDQDLLRVAKRDFELAMRMPAELVGEMARVTSLARDAWKTARERDDFPAFAPHLEAVIDCNRRKAEALGYDDDPYDALLDEFEPGMKTARVSQVFADLRTELVELVAAIAEKPAHDDALLGRYFPPDRQWDLGEQVMAEIGYDFSRGRQDKSAHPFSTTFSVTDSRVTTHVHPHHFNPAFFGSLHEAGHAMYEQGVDEALDGTPLASGTSLGMHESQSRLWENLVGRSRAFWDRYFPVVQAYFPGALAQADPDGFYRAINTVRPSLIRIESDEVTYNLHIMLRFELERAMLSGDVPAADLPEAWNARMQEYLGIVPPSDAAGCLQDIHWSLGAIGYFPTYSLGNLMSAQLWEAMGRDCGDLDEHIRAGRFSVLLDWLRENVHRHGRRKTASEILLDATGSDLDAGPWMAYAKAKFGALYEL
- the mnmA gene encoding tRNA 2-thiouridine(34) synthase MnmA; this encodes MSKHGRVLVAMSGGVDSSVAAVLLKEEGYEVVGITMKTWDYAQSAPSSTGKQIGCCTLESMNDARAVGIKHDFTHFIIDIREEFGDWVIDTFTEEYLSGRTPNPCVLCNTYIKWAALMRRADALDCEFIATGHYARLRHDRSLKRHVLMRGLDTNKDQSYALWGVKQEHFARTLLPLGIHRKPHIRKLAADFGLLQVADKPDSYEICFVPDNDYRRFLRDRVPDLDQRVGPGPMVHEDGTALGEHQGYPFYTIGQRHGLGLALGYPAYVTRIDAETNTVTVGPVEALDRQKLRADGLNLIKYDELIDTHHASAKVRYKDPGSACLVRQDGADAVEVEFLSPRKAITPGQAVVMYEEDDVLGGAWIREVEEPVMAG